DNA from Paucidesulfovibrio gracilis DSM 16080:
AAAATGTCTGCAGGCTGCAAAACTTCACCCTTCCGAATGTCCCGGGCGGCGTAAAGCCCCTCACGCCGACTTTTTGCACGCTCCCACGGGAGCATGCATTTTTCCGCGCTGCCCAGGCAAGTGTGGGCCTCGTTGATCATGGCAACATACGTAACCAGCTCTTCCGGCTGCATGGCGAAGAAATGGTCCGGTCCGTCGGAATTCCTGTCCAGCGTAATATGCTTTTCAATGACCGATGCTCCCCGGCCGACAGCGGCCACGGCCGCGGCCATGCCGGTAGTATGATCAGAAAACCCGACGGGGCAGCCGTACAGTGAAGCAAACGTGTCCATGACACGCAGATGCACATGTTCCGGCGGAATGGGGTACATGGCGCCGCACTGCAACAAAATAACATTCTCATTCCCGGCCCGGCGACAAATCTGCACGGCATCGTGAATGTCCACCAGGTCGCACATACCCGTAGAGATGATTACGGGTTTGCCGAATGAGGCAATGTGCGAAAGCAAGCCGGGCTTGGCTGTTTCCGAAGAGGCAACCTTGTAGGCAGGAACGCCTGCGGCTTCGAGCTTATCCGCGGACTGCTCATCAAAGGGAGAGGCCATAAAATGGATACCAGCCTCATCGCACCGGGCCGCAAGATCCGTAAGCCAGCCGCTGTCCAGCTGAATGGAGCGAAAAATGTCGTGCATCTTCGTTTCGGCAGGATACATCTTGTCCGCCTGGAACAGCTGAAACTTGGCGGCATGCGCCCCGGCTTCCGCAGCCAGGTCGATCATGCGGAAAGCCTTGTCCTTGGACTGGTCGTGGTTTGAGCCGATTTCTGCGATGACGTAGGGCGGATTCGAAGCGCCGACTTCTTTCCCCGCGATGGATACCGTTTGCTTCAGCATGGTCGCTCTCATTCGTTGTCGGATAGTTTCAAGAAAATTTCGGAGGTAACTCCCACCAAGGCCGGATAGGGTTCGACGATCTCACGCCGGGCAGGTTTCAAGCAGAGTCCGGACCACGAATGCAAAATCCTCTTCCCCCAGCCCAGGAAACATGGGCAGGGAAAGGATTTCATTCACGGCGGCTTCGGCTACGGGGCATTGACCGGGCGCTGTTCCGAGGCGTTCCCGGTAGTAAGGGTGCAGGTGTACGGGACGGTAGTGGACCTGCACACCGATGCCCTGTTGCCGCAAGTCCGCGAAGACCCGGTCGCGTTCGGCGACGCGCACCACATATAAATGATACGCGTGCTCCACGCCGGACTCGGCCCCCAGGGGGCGCACCGGAGTACCCTGAAAGCGTGCGTTGTACCGTTCCGCAATCTCCCGACGCCGGTCAAGGGACGCCGGCAGTTTGTGCATCTGGGTAATGCCCAGCGCGCACTGAATGTCAGTGATGCGGTAGTTGTAGCCCAATTCCACCATGTCATATTGCCAAGCG
Protein-coding regions in this window:
- a CDS encoding N-acetylneuraminate synthase family protein; the protein is MLKQTVSIAGKEVGASNPPYVIAEIGSNHDQSKDKAFRMIDLAAEAGAHAAKFQLFQADKMYPAETKMHDIFRSIQLDSGWLTDLAARCDEAGIHFMASPFDEQSADKLEAAGVPAYKVASSETAKPGLLSHIASFGKPVIISTGMCDLVDIHDAVQICRRAGNENVILLQCGAMYPIPPEHVHLRVMDTFASLYGCPVGFSDHTTGMAAAVAAVGRGASVIEKHITLDRNSDGPDHFFAMQPEELVTYVAMINEAHTCLGSAEKCMLPWERAKSRREGLYAARDIRKGEVLQPADILIQRPAGDIRKRHFLTLVGSSVRKDIAQGEGFSWEGLNITDS